A genomic window from Eleginops maclovinus isolate JMC-PN-2008 ecotype Puerto Natales chromosome 9, JC_Emac_rtc_rv5, whole genome shotgun sequence includes:
- the znf648 gene encoding zinc finger protein 648, with protein MNLCSTPQGTMTDEISPRLSGIAVVEKRSNREHQEKHCVTPSLPEGQLVNTHLVKTDSSFGGIWAMNSLSESSDTGILYLNPQTPKWSLVEKFAELSQGKESIKYAPDHRNRGLLQCTKQMEKNVIYGSNETLLDPVQMKESSKYLTSHRIAAEEEKTSKLKELNVVGNKINKKNANKKLLKKCEDKIPRLLAAMKKRSEVDKEHRPFKCPHCSWAFKKLCNLQSHLQTHSGLKPHVCEICGKAYSHQGTLQQHKRLHTGERPYHCPFCVKTYIWSSDYRKHIRTHTGEKPYVCDTCGKDFIRSSDLRKHERNMHTNDKPFPCTHCGKTFNKPLSLKRHERKHLGERPFSCPDCGKAFALASRMAEHQKIHAGVRPYVCSVCSKCFTKSSNLTEHEAIHSGARPHKCPECGVAFAMASRLVRHQYVHSKEKPHNCTGCSKNFSHLDSLKLHQEQTCAGRIYVCVDCDRSFQCAAKLSQHMLNHREKSV; from the coding sequence ATGAATTTGTGTTCCACTCCACAAGGGACCATGACTGATGAAATCTCTCCTCGACTGTCTGGCATCGCAGTTGTTGAAAAAAGGAGTAACCGGGAGCACCAAGAAAAGCACTGTGTCACCCCTTCTCTCCCAGAGGGACAGTTAGTTAACACTCACCTTGTGAAGACCGACTCTTCATTTGGTGGCATTTGGGCTATGAACTCACTCTCAGAGAGCAGTGACACTGGAATTCTTTATCTGAACCCTCAAACACCAAAGTGGTCCTTGGTGGAGAAGTTTGCAGAGCTATCACAGGGAAAGGAATCAATTAAATATGCTCCAGACCACCGAAATCGAGGATTGTTACAATGCACTAAAcaaatggagaaaaatgtgatttatggaTCTAATGAAACGCTCCTGGATCCTGTCCAAATGAAGGAAAGCTCTAAATACCTCACGAGCCATAGGATtgcagcagaggaagaaaagacaTCTAAACTCAAAGAGCTAAATGTTGTTGGAAATAAGATTAACAAGAAGAATGCAAATAAGAAATTACTTAAAAAGTGTGAAGACAAGATCCCTCGACTTTTGGCAGCGATGAAGAAACGCAGTGAGGTTGACAAAGAGCACCGTCCCTTCAAGTGCCCACACTGCAGCTGGGCTTTTAAAAAGCTCTGCAACCTACAGAgtcacctgcaaacacacagtggCCTCAAGCCACACGTGTGCGAAATATGTGGCAAGGCTTACTCCCACCAGGgcactctgcagcagcacaaGCGCCTGCACACGGGTGAAAGACCATACCACTGCCCCTTCTGTGTCAAGACCTACATCTGGTCCTCAGATTACCGCAAGCATATCCGCACACACACGGGTGAAAAGCCCTACGTCTGTGACACTTGTGGCAAGGATTTCATCCGATCCTCTGACCTGAGAAAGCACGAGCGGAACATGCATACCAATGACAAGCCTTTCCCATGCACGCACTGTGGCAAGACTTTCAATAAACCCCTCTCCCTGAAGCGCCATGAACGCAAGCACCTGGGAGAAAGGCCGTTCTCCTGCCCCGACTGTGGGAAAGCCTTCGCTCTGGCCAGTCGTATGGCAGAGCACCAGAAGATCCATGCCGGAGTTCGTCCTTATGTCTGCTCGGTGTGCTCCAAGTGCTTCACTAAGTCGTCCAACCTCACAGAGCACGAGGCCATTCACAGCGGAGCGCGGCCCCACAAGTGCCCAGAGTGTGGCGTGGCGTTCGCCATGGCTTCTCGCCTCGTTCGTCACCAGTACGTGCATAGTAAAGAGAAACCCCACAACTGCACAGGCTGTAGCAAGAACTTTAGCCACCTAGACTCACTGAAGCTTCATCAGGAGCAGACCTGTGCCGGCAGGATCTATGTCTGTGTGGATTGCGACAGATCTTTCCAGTGTGCTGCAAAGCTCTCACAGCATATGCTGAATCACAGGGAAAAGAGTGTCTGA
- the glulb gene encoding glutamine synthetase, which yields MATSTSSKLNKAVKQQYMDLPQGDKVQAMYIWIDGSGEGLRCKTRTLDSEPKTIEELPEWNFDGSSTFQSEGSNSDMFLIPAAMFRDPFRRDPNKLVLCEVLKYNRKPAETNLRNTCKQIMSMVDNNHPWFGMEQEYTLLGTDGHPFGWPSNGFPGPQGPYYCGVGADKAYGRDVVEAHYRACLYAGVDICGTNAEVMPAQWEFQVGPCEGINMGDHLWIARFILHRVCEDFGVVVSFDPKPITGNWNGAGCHTNFSTKEMREEGGLKIIEESIDRLAKRHQYHIRAYDPKGGLDNARRLTGRHETSSIDEFSAGVANRGASIRIPRAVGQDKKGYFEDRRPSANCDPYIVTEALVRTCLLKEEGEEPTDYRK from the exons ATGGCCACCTCAACAAGTTCAAAATTGAACAAAGCTGTTAAACAGCAGTACATGGACCTCCCTCAGGGGGACAAGGTCCAAGCAATGTACATATGGATTGATGGTTCTGGAGAGGGACTACGATGCAAGACAAGAACTTTGGATTCGGAACCCAAGACGATAGAGG AACTTCCAGAGTGGAACTTTGATGGCTCCAGCACTTTCCAGTCAGAGGGCTCCAACAGTGACATGTTCCTGATCCCCGCCGCCATGTTCAGGGACCCGTTCAGGAGAGACCCCAACAAGCTGGTGCTCTGCGAGGTGCTCAAGTACAACCGCAAGCCGGCAG AGACCAATCTGCGCAATACCTGTAAACAGATCATGAGCATGGTTGACAATAACCACCCGTGGTTTGGTATGGAGCAGGAGTACACTCTCCTAGGTACGGACGGACATCCCTTCGGTTGGCCCTCCAACGGCTTCCCAGGTCCACAAG GGCCTTATTACTGTGGAGTGGGAGCAGATAAGGCATACGGGCGAGACGTCGTGGAGGCGCACTACAGAGCCTGTTTGTACGCCGGGGTCGACATCTGTGGCACCAATGCTGAAGTCATGCCAGCTCAG TGGGAGTTCCAGGTCGGGCCATGTGAAGGTATCAACATGGGGGATCATCTATGGATCGCTCGCTTCATCCTccacagagtgtgtgaggaCTTTGGCGTGGTGGTCTCCTTTGACCCCAAACCAATCACAGGGAACTGGAACGGCGCTGGCTGCCACACCAACTTCAGCACAAAGGAGATGCGTGAGGAGGGCGGACTAAA AATCATTGAGGAGTCGATCGATAGGTTGGCGAAGAGACACCAGTATCATATCCGTGCCTACGACCCTAAAGGAGGGCTCGACAATGCCAGGCGCCTCACCGGACGCCACGAAACCTCGAGCATTGATGAGTTCTCGGCAGGTGTTGCCAACCGTGGCGCCAGCATCCGCATCCCTCGCGCCGTAGGGCAGGATAAGAAAGGTTACTTCGAGGATCGCCGTCCGTCAGCCAACTGCGACCCGTACATCGTCACAGAGGCTCTGGTGCGCACGTGTTTACTcaaagaagagggagaggagcccACAGATTACAGAAAATGA